Proteins encoded in a region of the Pseudomonas denitrificans (nom. rej.) genome:
- a CDS encoding 2-hydroxyacid dehydrogenase, whose amino-acid sequence MRIILFSNQTYDRDSFLAANHGLGFELHFQQAQLREDTVALAMGFEVVCPFVNDDLSRPVLEHLAAGGTKLIALRSAGYNHVDLAAAQALGLAVVRVPAYSPHAVAEHGAGLVLALCRHLHRAYNRTREGDFSLHGLTGFDLYGRTVGIIGSGQIGEVFARIMSGFGCHILAYDPYPNRAIEALGGRFVELDELLAQSDIISLHCPLNEATRHLINADSLERMKRGAMLINTGRGALVDTPALIEALKSGQLGYLGLDVYEEEADIFFADRSDQPLQDDVLARLLTFPNVIITAHQAFLTREALAGIAQTTLANIAAWRAGNPVNLVKN is encoded by the coding sequence ATGCGCATCATCCTGTTCAGCAACCAGACCTACGACCGCGACAGCTTCCTCGCCGCCAACCATGGCCTCGGCTTCGAGCTGCATTTCCAGCAGGCGCAGCTGCGCGAGGACACGGTCGCCCTGGCCATGGGCTTCGAAGTGGTCTGCCCCTTCGTCAACGACGACCTGTCGCGCCCGGTGCTGGAGCACCTGGCAGCTGGCGGCACGAAACTGATCGCCCTGCGCTCGGCCGGCTACAACCACGTCGACCTGGCTGCCGCCCAGGCGCTGGGGCTGGCCGTGGTCCGCGTACCGGCCTATTCGCCCCACGCGGTGGCCGAACATGGCGCAGGGCTGGTCCTGGCGCTGTGCCGGCACCTGCACCGCGCCTACAACCGCACCCGCGAAGGTGATTTTTCCCTGCACGGCCTGACCGGCTTCGACCTGTACGGGCGCACTGTCGGGATCATCGGCAGCGGGCAGATCGGCGAAGTCTTCGCCCGCATCATGAGCGGTTTCGGCTGCCACATCCTGGCCTACGACCCTTATCCCAATCGCGCCATCGAGGCCCTGGGCGGCCGCTTCGTCGAGCTGGACGAGCTGCTCGCGCAGTCCGACATCATCAGCCTGCACTGCCCGCTCAATGAGGCCACCAGGCACCTGATCAACGCCGACAGCCTGGAACGCATGAAGCGCGGCGCCATGCTGATCAACACCGGCCGCGGCGCGCTGGTCGATACACCGGCGCTGATCGAGGCGCTGAAAAGCGGCCAGCTCGGCTACCTGGGCCTGGACGTCTATGAAGAGGAAGCCGACATCTTCTTCGCCGACCGCTCCGACCAGCCGCTGCAGGACGACGTACTGGCGCGCCTGCTGACCTTCCCCAACGTGATCATCACCGCGCACCAGGCCTTCCTGACCCGCGAGGCGCTGGCCGGGATCGCCCAGACCACGCTGGCCAACATCGCCGCCTGGCGGGCCGGCAATCCGGTCAACCTGGTGAAAAACTGA
- a CDS encoding META domain-containing protein: MKALIASACTALALAGCASKPVPEAEQTYRVEWVGEHPLIDYTHISLTLDGNGRAYGSAGCNHWFASYKLEGDQLTFGQPGATRKLCADLVMEQEQQFLKMLGEVQRWDITEEGELRLWPVSGRAMRMWPEG, translated from the coding sequence ATGAAAGCCCTGATCGCCAGCGCCTGCACCGCGCTGGCCCTGGCCGGTTGCGCCAGCAAGCCGGTTCCCGAAGCAGAGCAGACCTACCGCGTGGAGTGGGTCGGTGAGCACCCGCTGATCGACTACACGCACATCAGCCTGACCCTGGACGGCAATGGCCGCGCCTACGGCAGCGCCGGCTGCAACCACTGGTTCGCCAGCTACAAGCTCGAGGGCGACCAGCTGACCTTCGGCCAGCCCGGCGCCACCCGCAAGCTCTGCGCCGACCTGGTGATGGAGCAGGAACAGCAGTTCCTCAAGATGCTTGGCGAAGTGCAGCGCTGGGATATCACCGAAGAAGGCGAGCTGCGCCTGTGGCCGGTCTCCGGCCGCGCCATGCGCATGTGGCCCGAAGGCTGA
- the dinB gene encoding DNA polymerase IV: protein MRDDPSLAGKPLAVGGSPDKRGVVATCNYEARAYGLHSAMAMRTAVKLCPDLTIVRPRMDVYREASRDIHAIFRDYTEQIEPLSLDEAYLDVSDSERCGGSATRIAREIRQRVWETLHITVSAGVAPNKFIAKIASDWRKPNGLFVVTPDEVDGFVAELPVKKLHGVGKVTAEKLARLGIRTCADLRDWSRIQLAKEFGSFGERLWGLSRGIDERPVQVDSRRQSISVENTFDQDLPDLAACQEELPSLLGELERRMTRLDTSYRPGKPFIKLKFHDFTQTTLEQAGAARDLESYRLLLGQAFQRGNKAVRLIGVGVRLVDLRGAHEQLTLF, encoded by the coding sequence ATGCGCGACGACCCCAGCCTGGCGGGCAAGCCGCTGGCCGTGGGCGGGTCGCCAGACAAACGTGGCGTGGTCGCGACCTGCAACTACGAGGCGCGCGCCTACGGGCTGCACTCGGCCATGGCCATGCGTACGGCGGTGAAGCTGTGCCCGGACCTGACCATCGTACGCCCGCGCATGGACGTATATAGAGAAGCCTCGCGGGACATCCACGCGATCTTCCGCGACTACACCGAGCAGATCGAACCGCTGTCCCTGGACGAGGCCTACCTCGACGTGAGTGATAGCGAGCGCTGCGGTGGCAGCGCCACGCGGATCGCCCGGGAGATTCGCCAGCGCGTCTGGGAAACCCTGCACATCACGGTGTCCGCCGGGGTGGCGCCGAACAAGTTCATCGCCAAGATCGCCAGCGACTGGCGCAAGCCCAATGGCCTGTTCGTGGTCACGCCCGACGAGGTGGACGGCTTCGTTGCCGAACTGCCGGTAAAGAAGCTGCATGGCGTGGGCAAGGTCACCGCCGAGAAGCTGGCGCGCCTGGGCATCCGCACTTGCGCGGACCTGCGTGACTGGTCGCGCATCCAGCTGGCCAAGGAATTCGGCAGCTTCGGCGAACGGCTCTGGGGGTTGTCGCGGGGGATCGACGAGCGCCCGGTCCAGGTGGACAGCCGCCGCCAGTCGATCAGCGTGGAGAACACCTTCGACCAGGACCTGCCGGACCTTGCGGCCTGCCAGGAGGAATTGCCGTCGTTGCTGGGCGAACTGGAGCGGCGCATGACGCGTCTGGACACCAGTTACCGGCCGGGCAAGCCGTTCATCAAGCTGAAGTTCCACGACTTCACCCAGACCACCCTGGAACAGGCAGGCGCCGCGCGGGACCTGGAAAGCTATCGGCTATTGCTGGGGCAGGCGTTCCAACGCGGCAACAAGGCGGTGCGGCTGATCGGCGTGGGCGTGCGCCTGGTCGATCTGCGCGGCGCCCACGAACAGCTCACGCTCTTCTAG
- the mprF gene encoding bifunctional lysylphosphatidylglycerol flippase/synthetase MprF, with the protein MSANPTTPDTPAAEEAPSRATWLNWVNANRQALGLGVTLVLFSLALIACYHLLRDIDAYSLHDALLDVPTTSLLGAFAATVVGFIFLLGYEWSASRFAGVKLPVPALLTGGFSAFAIGNAVGLSMLSGGSVRYRLYARQGLGAGDVALMTLFASLSLGCALPVLAALAALSDLSDASLALHLPEWLVAVLALGIIALCLLLVVAVERRRLPEQPSPDSHLVRFGRRTLRLPGLRLSLLQLLITALDVAAAATVLYLLLPEAPPFGAFLLVYLIALAAGVLSHVPGGVGVFEAVLLAAFANQLGAAPLAAALLLYRLIYVVLPLIVACLLLLFLEARRVLVAKQAVRITSGFAAQILSLLVFISGIVLLFSGATPSIDTRLDEVGFLVPHRLIDASHLAASLIGVLCLLLAYGLRRRLSAAWALTIGLLIAGAALSLLKGFDWEEALILSFTAALLVIFRSAFYRRSRLMDLPFSPLYLGAAACVIAASIWLLLFAYQDVPYSHELWWQFALDADAPRGLRAALGSCLLLAALALYWLLRTAPPAIHAPTREDLDTAAGILASSAQPDGGLALSGDKALLFHEGNDAFLMYARRGRSLVALFDPVGPAQARAELIWQFRDLCDLHHARPVFYQVRAENLPLYMDIGLTALKLGEEARVDLRRFDLESKGKEMKDLRYTWNRGQRDGLSLEFHDAGNAPMDELRAISDAWLGGKNVREKGFSLGRFTPEYLRYFRVVVVRFQGRAVAFANLLETSGKELASIDLMRVAPDAPKLTMEFLMLGLILHYKESGHTRFSLGMVPLAGLQPRRGAPLTQRLGALVFRRGEQFYNFQGLRRFKDKFQPDWEPRYLAVPAGLDPLVALADTAALIAGGLSGLVKR; encoded by the coding sequence ATGAGCGCCAACCCCACCACACCCGATACCCCTGCCGCCGAGGAAGCTCCCAGCCGAGCGACCTGGCTCAACTGGGTGAACGCCAACCGCCAGGCACTCGGCCTGGGCGTGACCCTGGTGCTGTTCAGCCTCGCACTGATCGCCTGCTATCACCTGCTGCGCGACATCGACGCCTACTCCCTGCACGACGCCCTGCTCGACGTACCCACTACCTCGCTGCTCGGCGCCTTCGCCGCCACCGTGGTCGGTTTCATCTTCCTGCTCGGCTATGAATGGTCGGCCAGCCGCTTCGCCGGCGTGAAGCTGCCCGTCCCGGCGCTGCTGACCGGCGGTTTCTCCGCCTTCGCCATCGGCAACGCCGTGGGCCTTTCGATGCTCTCCGGCGGCTCGGTGCGCTATCGCCTCTATGCCCGCCAGGGACTGGGGGCTGGCGACGTCGCCTTGATGACGCTGTTCGCCAGCCTGTCGCTGGGTTGCGCGCTGCCGGTGCTGGCCGCGCTCGCCGCGCTGAGCGACCTCTCCGACGCATCCCTGGCCCTGCACCTGCCGGAATGGCTGGTGGCAGTGCTGGCGCTGGGCATCATCGCCCTCTGCCTGTTGCTGGTGGTTGCCGTCGAACGCCGCCGCCTGCCGGAACAGCCCTCGCCCGACAGCCACCTGGTCCGCTTCGGCCGCCGCACCCTGCGCCTGCCGGGCCTGCGCCTGTCGCTGCTGCAACTGCTGATCACCGCGCTGGACGTGGCCGCTGCCGCCACCGTGCTCTATCTGCTGCTGCCCGAAGCCCCGCCCTTCGGCGCTTTCCTGCTGGTCTACCTGATTGCCCTGGCCGCTGGCGTGCTCAGCCACGTGCCGGGCGGCGTCGGCGTGTTCGAAGCCGTGCTGCTGGCGGCCTTCGCCAACCAGCTGGGCGCCGCGCCGCTGGCTGCCGCACTACTGCTGTATCGCCTGATCTACGTGGTCCTGCCGCTGATCGTCGCCTGTCTGCTGCTGCTGTTCCTCGAGGCCCGCCGCGTGCTGGTGGCCAAACAGGCGGTGCGCATCACCTCCGGCTTCGCCGCGCAGATTCTCTCCCTGCTGGTGTTCATCTCCGGCATCGTGCTGCTGTTCTCCGGCGCCACGCCATCCATCGACACCCGCCTGGACGAAGTCGGCTTCCTCGTGCCGCACCGCCTGATCGATGCCTCGCACCTGGCCGCCAGCCTGATCGGCGTACTTTGCCTGCTGCTCGCCTACGGCCTGCGCCGCCGCCTCTCCGCCGCCTGGGCACTGACCATCGGCCTGCTGATCGCCGGCGCCGCGCTGTCGCTGCTCAAGGGCTTCGACTGGGAAGAAGCGCTGATCCTCAGCTTCACCGCCGCCCTGCTGGTGATCTTCCGCAGCGCCTTTTACCGCCGCAGCCGCCTGATGGACCTGCCCTTCTCGCCGCTGTATCTGGGCGCCGCTGCCTGCGTTATCGCCGCGTCTATCTGGCTGCTGCTGTTCGCCTACCAGGATGTGCCCTACAGCCACGAACTCTGGTGGCAGTTCGCCCTGGATGCCGACGCCCCGCGTGGCCTGCGTGCCGCGCTGGGCAGTTGCCTGCTGCTGGCCGCGCTGGCGCTGTACTGGCTGCTGCGCACCGCGCCGCCGGCCATCCACGCGCCGACCCGCGAGGACCTGGACACCGCCGCCGGCATCCTGGCCAGCTCCGCGCAGCCCGACGGCGGCCTGGCCCTGTCCGGCGACAAGGCGCTGCTGTTCCACGAGGGCAACGACGCCTTCCTGATGTACGCCCGCCGTGGCCGCAGCCTGGTGGCGCTGTTCGATCCGGTCGGCCCGGCCCAGGCCCGCGCCGAACTGATCTGGCAGTTCCGCGACCTCTGCGACCTGCACCACGCGCGCCCGGTGTTCTACCAGGTGCGCGCGGAGAACCTGCCGCTGTACATGGACATCGGTCTCACCGCGCTCAAGCTCGGCGAGGAGGCGCGGGTCGATCTGCGCCGCTTCGACCTGGAGAGCAAGGGCAAGGAGATGAAGGACCTGCGCTACACCTGGAACCGCGGCCAGCGCGACGGCCTGAGCCTGGAATTCCATGACGCCGGCAACGCGCCGATGGACGAGCTACGCGCCATCTCCGATGCCTGGCTGGGTGGCAAGAACGTCCGCGAGAAGGGCTTCTCCCTCGGCCGCTTCACCCCTGAATACCTGCGTTATTTCCGCGTCGTCGTGGTCCGTTTCCAGGGCCGCGCCGTGGCCTTCGCCAACCTGCTGGAAACCTCCGGCAAGGAGCTGGCGAGCATCGACCTGATGCGCGTAGCCCCTGACGCACCCAAGCTGACCATGGAGTTCCTCATGCTCGGCCTGATCCTGCATTACAAGGAGAGCGGGCACACCCGCTTCAGCCTCGGCATGGTGCCCCTGGCCGGCTTGCAGCCGCGCCGTGGCGCCCCGCTGACCCAACGTCTCGGCGCGCTGGTTTTCCGCCGGGGTGAGCAGTTCTACAATTTCCAGGGGCTGCGGCGCTTCAAGGACAAGTTCCAGCCCGACTGGGAACCCCGTTACCTGGCCGTGCCCGCCGGACTGGATCCGCTGGTGGCCCTGGCCGATACGGCCGCCCTCATCGCAGGCGGCCTGAGTGGATTGGTAAAACGCTGA
- a CDS encoding virulence factor family protein has product MLKRRWRHLLALLLLVIIAVGLLLWSRPASQASLEHRQLADGSAVALAIPGKQPNARVLLAVQADQKLDDGQLLALAHDSGARVVQFVFPEKDCATQQARIKAAGELLDGQPTLVAGIGPGSAWAFRWLAGQTDDKAKALSVGFSLEKPDCAAIPLPTTAAHGHWLAAWNDNPDDASARFARGLKNAETVITDYDTPLPKVLADQLRQQLQGGGDNVPVVEVPAAKPSETVTLFYSGDGGWRDLDRDVAAQMAELGYPVVGVDALRYFWEHKTPEQSAADLALLMQHYREKWGAKHFVLAGYSFGADVLPAIYNRLPADAKKDVSSVILLAFARSGSFEIEVQGWLGKAGQEASTGPEMARLPGPKVLCVYGIEEKDESGCTQPQSVGENLQLPGGHHFDEDYPALAKRLVNAIRSRQSADDEG; this is encoded by the coding sequence ATGTTGAAACGACGCTGGCGACACCTGCTCGCCCTCCTCCTGCTGGTCATCATCGCCGTGGGTCTGCTGCTGTGGAGCCGGCCGGCTTCCCAGGCTTCCCTCGAACACCGCCAGCTCGCCGACGGCAGTGCCGTCGCCCTGGCCATCCCCGGCAAGCAACCGAACGCCCGTGTACTGCTGGCCGTGCAGGCCGACCAGAAACTCGACGACGGCCAATTGCTGGCCCTGGCCCACGACAGCGGCGCCCGCGTGGTGCAGTTCGTCTTCCCGGAAAAGGACTGCGCCACCCAGCAGGCCCGCATCAAGGCTGCCGGCGAGCTGCTCGACGGCCAGCCGACCCTGGTCGCCGGCATCGGTCCGGGCAGCGCCTGGGCCTTCCGCTGGCTCGCCGGGCAGACTGACGACAAGGCCAAGGCCCTGTCGGTCGGTTTCTCCCTGGAGAAGCCCGACTGCGCCGCCATCCCGCTGCCGACGACTGCCGCCCACGGCCACTGGCTGGCCGCCTGGAACGACAACCCGGACGACGCCAGCGCGCGCTTCGCCCGCGGCCTGAAGAATGCCGAGACGGTGATCACCGACTACGACACCCCGCTGCCCAAGGTCCTCGCCGACCAGTTGCGACAGCAGCTACAAGGCGGTGGCGACAACGTGCCGGTGGTGGAAGTCCCGGCCGCCAAGCCCTCGGAGACCGTCACCCTGTTCTACTCGGGCGACGGCGGCTGGCGCGACCTGGACCGCGACGTCGCGGCGCAGATGGCCGAGCTGGGCTATCCGGTGGTGGGCGTCGATGCCCTGCGCTACTTCTGGGAGCACAAGACCCCGGAACAGAGCGCCGCCGACCTCGCCCTGCTGATGCAGCACTACCGCGAGAAATGGGGCGCCAAGCACTTCGTGCTGGCCGGTTACTCGTTCGGCGCCGACGTGCTGCCGGCGATCTACAACCGCCTGCCGGCGGACGCCAAGAAGGACGTCAGCTCGGTGATCCTGCTGGCCTTCGCCCGCAGCGGCAGCTTCGAGATCGAGGTGCAGGGCTGGCTCGGCAAGGCCGGCCAGGAAGCCTCCACCGGCCCGGAAATGGCTCGTCTGCCGGGGCCGAAAGTGCTCTGCGTGTACGGCATCGAAGAGAAGGACGAAAGCGGCTGTACTCAGCCGCAGTCGGTGGGTGAGAACCTGCAACTGCCCGGCGGCCACCACTTCGACGAAGACTATCCAGCCCTGGCCAAGCGGCTGGTGAACGCCATCCGCTCCCGTCAGTCAGCCGACGACGAAGGCTGA
- a CDS encoding cytochrome b has translation MSLSKSPSRYGSLSIALHWIMLVLIAATYFCMEYRTNFPKGSDTRALFSQFHFMFGLSVFVLVWLRIIGRFIYPTPPIVPAPPAWQMVLAKLAHLALYGLMIGLPLAGWIILSAADKPVPFWGLELPHLVAKNPDLAKQVKYWHETIAVLGYWLIGIHALAALFHHYISRDNTLVRMLPGKGEAKPE, from the coding sequence ATGAGCCTTTCCAAGTCCCCGTCACGCTACGGCAGCCTGTCCATTGCCCTGCACTGGATCATGCTGGTGCTGATCGCCGCCACGTACTTCTGCATGGAGTACCGCACCAACTTCCCCAAAGGCAGCGACACCCGTGCGCTGTTTTCCCAGTTTCACTTCATGTTCGGCCTGAGCGTCTTCGTGCTGGTCTGGCTGCGTATCATCGGCCGCTTCATCTACCCCACCCCGCCGATCGTCCCGGCGCCGCCGGCCTGGCAGATGGTGCTGGCGAAGCTCGCGCACCTGGCGCTCTACGGCCTGATGATCGGCCTGCCGCTGGCCGGCTGGATCATCCTCAGCGCCGCCGACAAGCCGGTGCCGTTCTGGGGCCTGGAGCTGCCGCACCTGGTGGCCAAGAACCCGGACCTGGCCAAGCAGGTGAAGTACTGGCACGAGACCATCGCCGTGCTCGGCTACTGGCTGATCGGCATTCACGCGCTGGCCGCGCTGTTCCACCACTACATCAGCCGCGACAACACCCTGGTGCGCATGCTGCCGGGCAAGGGTGAGGCGAAGCCGGAATAA
- a CDS encoding GNAT family N-acetyltransferase, whose translation MPIQTLSRLAEVDARQWDALLPDDQPFLRHAFLSALEESGSVGGRTGWKPSHRVLLGDDGRLLAAAPAYLKSHSYGEYVFDWSWADACLRAGIPYYPKLLVGIPFTPVGGTRLLGAPEAALSLVGALAGEVDEGHCSGVHVNFTDTAADALLRDADGWLERLGCQYHWSNRGYRDFQDFLDALSSRKRKQLRKEREQVAGLGLDFVWMEGRELSEAHWDFVYACYSSTYEVRGQAPYLSRAFFSLIGERMPEAIRVVFAHQNGRPVAMAFSLLGGDTLYGRYWGCLAEFDRLHFETCFYQGLDFAIGHGLKRFDAGAQGEHKLIRGFEPVITRSWHRLGHPGLRDAVEEFLVGERAGILAYAEEARAALPYRQD comes from the coding sequence ATGCCAATCCAGACCCTTTCCCGTCTCGCCGAAGTCGATGCCCGCCAGTGGGACGCCCTGTTGCCGGACGACCAGCCGTTCCTGCGCCACGCCTTTCTCTCCGCGCTGGAGGAAAGCGGCAGCGTCGGCGGCCGTACCGGTTGGAAGCCGTCCCATCGCGTGCTGCTGGGCGACGATGGCCGCTTGCTGGCCGCTGCGCCGGCCTATCTGAAAAGCCATTCCTACGGCGAGTACGTGTTCGACTGGAGCTGGGCGGATGCCTGCCTGCGCGCCGGCATCCCCTACTACCCCAAGCTGCTGGTGGGCATTCCCTTCACGCCGGTCGGCGGCACCCGCCTGCTGGGCGCGCCCGAGGCGGCGCTGAGCCTTGTTGGCGCGCTGGCGGGCGAAGTGGACGAGGGGCATTGCTCCGGCGTGCACGTGAACTTCACCGATACCGCCGCCGATGCATTGCTGCGCGATGCCGATGGCTGGCTGGAGCGCCTGGGCTGCCAGTACCACTGGAGCAACCGCGGCTACCGCGATTTCCAGGACTTCCTCGACGCGCTCAGCTCGCGCAAGCGCAAGCAGTTGCGCAAGGAGCGCGAGCAGGTCGCCGGGCTCGGGCTGGACTTCGTCTGGATGGAGGGGCGCGAACTGTCCGAGGCGCACTGGGACTTCGTCTACGCCTGCTACAGCAGTACCTATGAGGTACGCGGGCAGGCGCCTTACCTGAGCCGCGCGTTCTTCAGCCTGATCGGCGAGCGCATGCCCGAGGCGATCCGCGTGGTCTTCGCCCACCAGAATGGCCGGCCCGTGGCCATGGCCTTCAGCCTGCTGGGCGGCGACACGCTATACGGCCGCTACTGGGGCTGCCTGGCGGAGTTCGACCGGCTGCACTTCGAAACCTGCTTCTACCAGGGGCTGGATTTCGCCATCGGCCATGGCCTGAAGCGCTTCGACGCCGGAGCGCAGGGCGAGCACAAGCTGATCCGTGGCTTCGAGCCGGTGATCACGCGCTCCTGGCATCGACTGGGGCATCCGGGGCTGCGTGACGCGGTGGAGGAGTTCCTGGTGGGGGAGAGGGCGGGCATCCTGGCTTACGCCGAAGAGGCCCGCGCGGCGCTGCCGTATCGGCAGGATTGA
- a CDS encoding glycosyltransferase family 4 protein: MRLLIVTDAWLPQVNGVVTSLKALVAELEGQGHVVGLLSPQDFRHRPCPSYPEIPLAWDLWKVGEKIAGFAPDCVHLATEGPLGWAARRWLVRRGLRFSSAIHTRFPEYVNTRWPWLPLGWGYAFLRRFHAPSAAVLVSSERMRSTFADHAFDNLALWRKGVDILRFQPGAGAPLDEPVFLYVGRLAQEKNLEAFLALDLPGRKRAVGDGPQRAALEAIYPQVEFLGYRHGDELAEAYRKASVLVFPSLTDTLGLVMYEALACGTPVAAFPVAGPLDVLEQGVTGVMDADLRSACLRALELDRQVCAQWARGQTWQASAQEFLALQVRLSEMPVSDEPGYAGS; encoded by the coding sequence ATGAGGCTGCTGATCGTCACCGATGCCTGGCTGCCGCAGGTCAACGGCGTGGTCACCAGCCTGAAGGCGCTGGTGGCCGAGCTGGAAGGGCAGGGCCACGTGGTCGGCCTGCTCTCCCCGCAGGACTTTCGCCACCGTCCGTGCCCGAGCTACCCGGAGATCCCGCTGGCGTGGGACCTGTGGAAGGTAGGCGAGAAGATCGCCGGCTTCGCTCCCGATTGCGTCCACCTCGCCACCGAGGGCCCACTGGGTTGGGCCGCGCGGCGCTGGCTGGTACGCCGGGGCCTGAGATTCAGCAGCGCCATCCACACGCGCTTTCCCGAATACGTGAACACCCGTTGGCCCTGGCTGCCGCTGGGCTGGGGCTATGCCTTCCTGCGCCGCTTCCATGCACCCAGCGCAGCCGTGCTGGTCAGCAGCGAGCGCATGCGTAGCACGTTCGCCGATCACGCCTTCGACAACCTCGCGCTCTGGCGCAAGGGGGTGGATATCCTGCGTTTCCAGCCGGGGGCGGGCGCACCGCTGGACGAGCCGGTGTTCCTCTATGTCGGCCGGCTGGCGCAGGAAAAGAACCTCGAAGCCTTTCTCGCCCTCGACCTGCCGGGGCGCAAGCGCGCGGTAGGCGACGGCCCGCAGCGGGCCGCGCTGGAAGCGATTTATCCACAGGTGGAATTCCTTGGATATCGCCACGGCGACGAACTCGCCGAGGCCTACCGCAAAGCCAGCGTGCTGGTCTTCCCCTCGCTGACTGACACCCTCGGCCTGGTGATGTATGAGGCGCTGGCGTGCGGCACGCCAGTGGCGGCGTTCCCGGTGGCGGGGCCGCTGGATGTGCTGGAACAGGGCGTCACCGGAGTGATGGACGCCGACCTGCGCAGCGCCTGCCTGCGGGCACTGGAACTGGATCGCCAGGTCTGCGCGCAGTGGGCACGGGGGCAGACCTGGCAGGCATCGGCGCAGGAGTTCCTGGCGCTTCAGGTACGCCTGTCGGAGATGCCGGTCAGTGATGAACCGGGCTATGCAGGCAGCTGA
- a CDS encoding UDP-2,3-diacylglucosamine diphosphatase yields the protein MSSAQRMTPTKKQRVRTLWISDVHLGTRDCQAEHLAGFLKRYHADRIYLVGDIIDGWKLRGGIYWPQAHTNVIRRLLTMSKRGTEVIYVTGNHDEFLRRYSSLLLGNIRLVDEIVHTTADGRQLLVIHGDQFDVITRYHKWLAFLGDSAYEFTLTLNRWLNHWRSRYGYGYWSLSAYLKHKVKTAVNFISDFEEAIAHEVHRRGLNGVVCGHIHHAEIRQIGEVEYLNCGDWVESCSALIEHWDGSIQLYRLAEEQARAEEPVVVESAA from the coding sequence ATGAGCAGCGCGCAACGCATGACGCCGACAAAGAAACAACGGGTACGCACCCTGTGGATATCCGATGTCCACCTGGGCACCCGCGATTGCCAGGCCGAGCACCTGGCCGGCTTCCTCAAGCGCTACCACGCCGACCGCATCTACCTGGTGGGCGACATCATCGATGGCTGGAAGCTGCGCGGCGGAATCTACTGGCCGCAGGCGCACACCAACGTGATCCGCCGCCTGCTGACCATGAGCAAGCGCGGCACCGAGGTGATCTACGTCACCGGCAACCACGACGAATTCCTGCGCCGCTATTCCTCGCTGCTGCTGGGCAACATCCGCCTGGTCGACGAGATCGTCCACACCACCGCTGACGGTCGTCAGTTGCTGGTGATCCACGGCGACCAGTTCGACGTGATCACCCGCTACCACAAGTGGCTGGCCTTCCTCGGCGACTCCGCCTATGAGTTCACCCTGACCCTCAACCGCTGGCTCAACCATTGGCGCAGCCGCTATGGCTACGGCTACTGGTCGCTGTCGGCGTACCTCAAGCACAAGGTGAAGACGGCGGTGAACTTCATCAGCGACTTCGAGGAAGCCATCGCCCACGAGGTGCACAGGCGCGGCCTCAACGGCGTGGTCTGCGGGCACATCCACCATGCGGAAATCCGCCAGATTGGCGAGGTGGAGTACCTCAACTGCGGCGACTGGGTGGAGTCCTGCTCGGCGCTGATCGAGCACTGGGATGGCAGCATCCAGCTCTACCGACTGGCCGAGGAGCAGGCGCGCGCCGAGGAGCCCGTGGTGGTCGAGTCGGCAGCATGA
- a CDS encoding helix-turn-helix transcriptional regulator produces the protein MSQILSLRHYSHDHLAHSHSHAQLVLGLSGSLDFEVGGRGSLVTRQTFAVVPRDEHHACASPDGSRCLVVDLEDEEDLLGGLGLHSDAGRRLLETPGQRLLSNDQAQLVHWLAGSSLHDPVLARQGAILLLASLAAGQQRLDEPAQLPLASLDSYIDRHAAHPLQVADLARLAGLSAARFHARFLAETGQTPMDYVRQRRLHLGRDLLRGSHQSVGEIAAQVGYASQSAFTAALVRQFGTTPRQLRQQSRDNSR, from the coding sequence ATGAGCCAGATTCTCTCCCTGCGCCACTACAGCCATGACCACCTCGCCCACAGCCACAGCCATGCGCAGCTGGTGCTGGGGCTGTCCGGCAGCCTGGATTTCGAAGTGGGCGGTCGCGGCAGCCTGGTGACCCGGCAGACCTTCGCCGTGGTGCCGCGTGACGAGCACCACGCCTGCGCCAGCCCCGATGGCAGCCGCTGCCTGGTGGTGGACCTGGAAGACGAGGAAGACCTGCTCGGCGGCCTCGGCCTGCACAGCGATGCCGGCCGCCGCCTGCTGGAAACCCCCGGCCAGCGCCTGCTCAGCAACGACCAGGCGCAGCTGGTGCACTGGCTCGCCGGCAGCTCGCTGCATGATCCGGTGCTGGCGCGCCAGGGCGCCATCCTGCTGCTCGCCAGCCTCGCCGCCGGCCAGCAGCGCCTCGACGAACCGGCGCAACTGCCGCTGGCCAGCCTCGACAGCTACATCGACCGGCATGCCGCGCACCCGCTGCAGGTGGCAGACCTGGCGCGGCTCGCGGGATTGTCCGCGGCGCGCTTCCATGCGCGCTTCCTCGCCGAAACCGGGCAGACGCCCATGGACTACGTGCGCCAGCGCCGCCTGCACCTGGGCCGCGACCTGCTGCGCGGCTCGCACCAGTCGGTCGGTGAGATCGCCGCGCAGGTCGGCTACGCCTCGCAGAGCGCCTTCACCGCCGCCCTCGTCCGCCAGTTCGGCACCACCCCGCGCCAACTGCGTCAGCAGTCGCGCGACAATTCCCGCTAG